The Trichosurus vulpecula isolate mTriVul1 chromosome 4, mTriVul1.pri, whole genome shotgun sequence genome contains a region encoding:
- the LOC118848968 gene encoding membrane primary amine oxidase-like isoform X1, with the protein MNLKTALVLLVLSIITIFALVCVLLTGRGGGGSSQFPQCTSPTAKKNQFRPHPVESQLFSDLTREELASVMLFLTQKLGSGLVDVSRAKPSDNCVYSVELQLPPKSVALAHLDRKGPSPPREALAIVFFGQQVRPNVSELVVGPLPNPSYLRDVTVERHGGALPYYRRPLSTKEYEELIRMITDRELPRIAGLLHRCCYYNERNLLPMTTAPRGLRSGDRATWFGIYYNVSGAGFYLHPVGLELLIDHGALDPAQWTVQQAFYHGRYYENLQILEQEFEGGRVEVVEIVYNSTKASSSLRPRADPGSPPPLQFSPQGPRYNVHGSQVASPFWNFIFSLELFSGMRIFDIRFQGERVAYEISLQEALTIYGGNSPAAMMTRYLDGNFGMGLFSTPLTRGVDCPYLATYVDWDFLADSGTPRTVRDALCIFEQNQGIPLRRHHSDFISYYYGGLPGTVLVVRSVSALLNYDYVWDMAFHPTGAIEVRFHATGYISSSFLFGAGRRYGNQVGEHTLGTIHTHAANFKVDLDVAGQENWVVAEDMAFEPRPVHWSPQHEVQVMQLVQKTLETEDQAAFAFGGTTPRYLYLASNHTNAWGHRRGYRIQIISFAGQPMPRESAMEGAFSWGRYQLAVTQRKEEEPSSTSIYNQNDPWSPTVNFTDFINNETVAGKDLVAWVTAGFLHIPHAEDIPNTVTVGNGVGFFLRPYNFFNEDPSVQSPDVVYFQNDRDAEVCDINPVSCLPKTAACAPDLPSFTHGGFRTES; encoded by the exons ATGAACCTGAAGACAGCGCTGGTGCTCCTGGTTCTCTCCATCATTACCATCTTTGCCCTGGTTTGTGTCCTGCTGactggtaggggtgggggtggttccAGCCAATTTCCCCAATGTACCTCACCAACAGCCAAGAAGAATCAGTTCCGGCCACACCCTGTCGAGAGCCAGCTGTTCTCAGACTTGACCCGTGAGGAGCTGGCATCAGTGATGCTCTTCCTGACCCAGAAGTTGGGGTCAGGGCTGGTGGATGTAAGCCGTGCCAAACCATCTGATAACTGTGTCTACTCAGTGGAGCTGCAGCTACCCCCCAAGTCTGTAGCCTTGGCCCACCTGGACAGGAAGGGTCCTTCACCTCCCCGGGAGGCTTTAGCCATTGTCTTCTTTGGCCAACAGGTCCGACCCAATGTGAGTGAGCTTGTGGTGGGGCCACTACCCAACCCGTCCTACCTTCGGGATGTGACTGTAGAACGCCATGGTGGGGCCCTTCCCTATTACAGGCGACCGCTGTCCACAAAAGAGTACGAAGAACTTATCAGGATGATCACTGACCGTGAGCTGCCTCGAATTGCTGGTCTCCTCCACCGTTGTTGCTACTACAATGAGAGAAACCTGTTACCAATGACCACTGCCCCAAGAGGTCTGCGCTCTGGTGATCGGGCCACCTGGTTTGGAATCTACTACAACGTCTCAGGTGCTGGTTTTTACCTACACCCTGTGGGGTTGGAGCTGCTAATAGACCATGGGGCCCTAGACCCTGCTCAGTGGACAGTTCAGCAAGCCTTTTACCATGGTCGATACTATGAGAACCTGCAAATACTTGAACAAGAGTTTGAGGGAGGCCGGGTAGAGGTTGTCGAGATAGTATACAATAGCACCAAAGCGTCTTCATCTCTCAGGCCTCGTGCTGACCCTGGTTCTCCTCCCCCACTACAGTTCTCTCCCCAGGGTCCCCGATACAATGTCCATGGAAGTCAAGTGGCCTCCCCATTCTGGAACTTCATCTTTAGCCTGGAGCTGTTCAGTGGCATGAGGATTTTTGACATCCGGTTCCAAGGGGAGCGAGTAGCCTATGAGATCAGCCTCCAGGAGGCTTTGACCATCTATGGTGGCAACTCCCCAGCAGCCATGATGACTCGCTATTTAGATGGCAATTTTGGCATGGGCTTGTTCTCCACACCACTGACTCGAGGAGTGGACTGTCCGTACCTGGCCACCTACGTGGATTGGGACTTCCTCGCGGATTCTGGAACTCCAAGGACAGTACGTGATGCTCTGTGCATATTTGAACAGAACCAGGGCATCCCCCTGCGGCGGCACCATTCTGATTTTATCTCCTATTACTATGGGGGCCTCCCAGGGACAGTGTTGGTTGTCAGGTCTGTGTCTGCTCTGCTAAACTATGATTACGTGTGGGACATGGCCTTTCACCCCACTGGAGCCATAGAGGTCAGATTTCATGCTACTGGCTATATCAGTTCATCCTTTTTGTTTGGTGCTGGCCGAAGATATGGGAACCAGGTTGGGGAGCACACCCTAGGCACCATCCATACCCATGCTGCTAACTTCAAAGTTGATCTGGATGTGGCAG GACAAGAAAACTGGGTGGTAGCAGAAGACATGGCCTTTGAGCCTAGGCCTGTACACTGGAGCCCACAGCATGAGGTGCAAGTGATGCAGCTGGTTCAAAAAACACTGGAGACAGAAGACCAGGCGgcttttgcctttgggggcaccaCTCCTCGATACCTCTATCTGGCCAGCAATCATACCAACGCCTGGGGTCACCGTCGTGGATATCGGATCCAGATCATCAGCTTTGCAGGGCAGCCAATGCCTCGGGAAAGCGCTATGGAAGGAGCCTTCAGCTGGGGGAG GTACCAACTGGCGGTGacccagaggaaggaagaagagcctTCAAGCACCAGTATCTATAATCAGAATGATCCCTGGAGCCCTACTGTGAATTTCACTGATTTCATCAACAACGAAACAGTGGCAGGCAAG gATCTGGTCGCCTGGGTGACTGCTGGCTTTTTGCACATTCCTCATGCAGAAGACATTCCTAATACAGTGACTGTGGGGAATGGCGTTGGCTTCTTCCTCCGACCCTATAACTTCTTTAATGAGGATCCATCAGTCCAGTCTCCTGATGTTGTCTACTTTCAGAATGACAGGGATGCTGAAGTCTGTGACATCAATCCTGTTTCGTGCCTTCCAAAGACAGCTGCCTGTGCTCCTGACCTCCCCAGTTTCACCCATGGTGGTTTTAGAACAGAGTCTTAG
- the LOC118848968 gene encoding membrane primary amine oxidase-like isoform X2 → MAFEPRPVHWSPQHEVQVMQLVQKTLETEDQAAFAFGGTTPRYLYLASNHTNAWGHRRGYRIQIISFAGQPMPRESAMEGAFSWGRYQLAVTQRKEEEPSSTSIYNQNDPWSPTVNFTDFINNETVAGKDLVAWVTAGFLHIPHAEDIPNTVTVGNGVGFFLRPYNFFNEDPSVQSPDVVYFQNDRDAEVCDINPVSCLPKTAACAPDLPSFTHGGFRTES, encoded by the exons ATGGCCTTTGAGCCTAGGCCTGTACACTGGAGCCCACAGCATGAGGTGCAAGTGATGCAGCTGGTTCAAAAAACACTGGAGACAGAAGACCAGGCGgcttttgcctttgggggcaccaCTCCTCGATACCTCTATCTGGCCAGCAATCATACCAACGCCTGGGGTCACCGTCGTGGATATCGGATCCAGATCATCAGCTTTGCAGGGCAGCCAATGCCTCGGGAAAGCGCTATGGAAGGAGCCTTCAGCTGGGGGAG GTACCAACTGGCGGTGacccagaggaaggaagaagagcctTCAAGCACCAGTATCTATAATCAGAATGATCCCTGGAGCCCTACTGTGAATTTCACTGATTTCATCAACAACGAAACAGTGGCAGGCAAG gATCTGGTCGCCTGGGTGACTGCTGGCTTTTTGCACATTCCTCATGCAGAAGACATTCCTAATACAGTGACTGTGGGGAATGGCGTTGGCTTCTTCCTCCGACCCTATAACTTCTTTAATGAGGATCCATCAGTCCAGTCTCCTGATGTTGTCTACTTTCAGAATGACAGGGATGCTGAAGTCTGTGACATCAATCCTGTTTCGTGCCTTCCAAAGACAGCTGCCTGTGCTCCTGACCTCCCCAGTTTCACCCATGGTGGTTTTAGAACAGAGTCTTAG